The following DNA comes from bacterium.
GCGAGTAGAAGGAGCGACATGGCCTGGATCAAGGTGCTAGAGAAAACCGAGGCGGACCCGATGCTCAATGAAATCTACACCTACATCGAGCGTCGGAGGGGCAAGCTCTCCAACATCATGAAGGTGCAGAGCCTCGATCCGCGCTCCATCGAAACCCACATGGAGTTCTACCTCTCGATCATGTTCTCCAAGAAGGGCCTGAGCCGGGTGGAGCGTGAGATGATCGGGGTCGTCGTCTCGAAGATAAACGGCTGCGATTACTGCGTCCGCCATCACGCCGAGGCGCTCTTCCACTACTGGAAGGACCGCGAGCTGGTCGAGCTCTTCGCCGAGGACATCGAGACCGTGGAGCTGCCGGAGAGGGTCCAGGCCATGCTCGCCTACGTCATCAAGCTGACCCTCACGCCCGCCGAGGTTTCCGAGGAGGACATTGACCTCCTGCGCGGGCAGGGGTTCTCCGACAAGGAGATTCTCAACCTCAACCTGACGGCGAGCTACTTCAACTTCGCCAACCGGGTCGCCCAGGGTCTGGGGGTGGAGTTCACCGAGGAGGAGGCCAGGGGGTACAAGTATTAGCAATGTCCCCTCCCCCCAAGGGGGCGAGGGCAATTGTGTATGGCGGCCCTTCAACGGGCCGCCGCGTGTCCCCTCTCCCTTTTAGGGAGAGGGTTAGGGTGAGGGTCGGATGCGGGAACGGCGGGGACAAAAGTCCCCGCCCTACATTGAGGCTACCGGCGGTGGATAAATAATAGCGGGCGGGTATGGACACACACTTTTGTAAACGTGCCCGGACTTAGAACAGGATTCTGATCAGCTCGCCCACAGAAATCCCGGTGTTTTTCGCGATGTCCCTTAAAATACCGCGCAGGGTCCCCATCTTCAAAGGCTTGTGATTTGGCACCGTTATACTGTTTTTTTATCATCCTCTTTCGCCAGCCGAATA
Coding sequences within:
- a CDS encoding peroxidase-related enzyme (This protein belongs to a clade of uncharacterized proteins related to peroxidases such as the alkylhydroperoxidase AhpD.); translation: MAWIKVLEKTEADPMLNEIYTYIERRRGKLSNIMKVQSLDPRSIETHMEFYLSIMFSKKGLSRVEREMIGVVVSKINGCDYCVRHHAEALFHYWKDRELVELFAEDIETVELPERVQAMLAYVIKLTLTPAEVSEEDIDLLRGQGFSDKEILNLNLTASYFNFANRVAQGLGVEFTEEEARGYKY